In Dermacentor andersoni chromosome 4, qqDerAnde1_hic_scaffold, whole genome shotgun sequence, the following proteins share a genomic window:
- the LOC129386382 gene encoding putative gamma-glutamylcyclotransferase CG2811 gives MEATGVASGMWHLVFVYGTLKCGERNHNILNNTNNGHSTLVGQARTLKEWPLVLLSAFELPCLLPCEGVGHEVCGEVYQVDDRMLAVIDHLEWHPRLYIRSQEDVELLSQGGGRLKAWIYFVRKFDPELLSLPYVVNFTGKPGTEWPEFIGDNEETRRFIEATFPEIITSGDINEGQPSEKLRTF, from the exons ATGGAAGCTACCGGAGTGGCATCAGGGATGTGGCACCTTGTGTTTGTCTATGGAACTCTCAAGTGTGGAGAGAGGAACCACAACATACTGAATAACACCAACAACGGTCACTCTACACTAGTTGGCCAGGCGAGGACACTGAAGGAATGGCCGCTGGTTCTCCTATCCGCGTTTGAGTTACCGTGTCTCCTGCCCTGCGAAGGTGTGGGCCAC GAAGTGTGCGGAGAAGTCTACCAAGTGGATGATCGCATGTTGGCCGTCATAGACCACCTCGAGTGGCACCCCCGCCTATACATTAGGTCGCAGGAAGACGTAGAGTTGCTTTCGCAGGGTGGCGGCAGGCTCAAAGCGTGGATCTACTTTGTGCGTAAATTTGACCCCGAACTGCTGTCGCTTCCTTACGTGGTCAACTTCACCGGAAAGCCGGGGACCGAGTGGCCAGAGTTTATCGGCGACAATGAGGAAACACGACGCTTCATAGAGGCCACATTTCCAGAAATCATCACATCCGGGGACATCAACGAAGGTCAGCCTTCAGAAAAGCTTCGAACATTCTAA